The proteins below come from a single Kitasatospora sp. NBC_00315 genomic window:
- a CDS encoding SpoIIE family protein phosphatase: MTIALIDYAEVFRALPGMVALLTPQLVYADANEEFLRLAGRSREQVVGRHLLDVFPDNPHDPAATGTRNLLASFRRVLDSGERDVMAMQRYDVESMQRPGEWEKRYWSPVNAPVLGPDGSVILLVHRVEEVTELIRARSGPGGSRESGLEAELYTRARELQEINERLRRAHARDREVALALQAALLPAPRPLRDHHVAVRYRPATTTLNVCGDWYDLVDLPGNQVGVAVGDVVGHGLAAACVMGQLRSALSAASRVARGPAQALEVLGLYARSVAGAESTTAVSTLIDWDSHTVSYSSAGHPPPALLRLDGTVDFLDQATDPPLGARPEHVPRPQAIASFTPGDTLVLYTDGLIERRLEDIDVGLARLAASLDRHRGAEPEHMADAVLAELLPPDSATDDTALVVVRL; encoded by the coding sequence ATGACAATTGCGTTGATCGACTACGCCGAGGTGTTCCGGGCCCTGCCCGGCATGGTGGCCCTGCTCACCCCTCAGCTGGTCTACGCGGACGCCAACGAGGAGTTCCTGCGCCTGGCCGGGCGCAGCCGTGAGCAGGTGGTGGGCCGCCACCTGCTCGACGTCTTTCCGGACAATCCCCACGATCCCGCCGCCACCGGCACGCGCAACCTGCTGGCCTCCTTCCGACGGGTGCTGGACAGCGGCGAGCGGGACGTGATGGCCATGCAGCGCTACGACGTCGAGTCGATGCAGCGGCCCGGCGAGTGGGAGAAGCGGTACTGGAGTCCGGTCAACGCCCCCGTGCTCGGGCCGGACGGCAGCGTGATCCTCCTCGTGCACCGGGTTGAGGAGGTCACCGAACTCATCCGGGCCCGCAGCGGCCCGGGCGGGAGCAGGGAATCCGGCCTGGAGGCCGAGCTGTACACCCGCGCCCGGGAACTGCAGGAGATCAACGAACGCCTGCGCAGGGCGCATGCCCGCGACCGCGAGGTGGCCCTCGCCCTGCAGGCGGCGCTGCTCCCGGCGCCCCGGCCGCTCCGGGACCACCACGTGGCCGTGCGCTACCGGCCCGCCACCACCACGCTGAACGTCTGCGGCGACTGGTACGACCTGGTCGACCTGCCCGGCAACCAGGTCGGCGTGGCGGTCGGCGATGTGGTCGGGCACGGCCTGGCGGCCGCCTGCGTGATGGGCCAGCTCCGCAGCGCGCTGAGTGCCGCCTCCCGCGTCGCCAGGGGCCCCGCCCAGGCGCTGGAGGTGCTCGGCCTGTACGCCCGCTCGGTCGCGGGCGCCGAGTCGACCACGGCGGTGAGCACACTCATCGACTGGGACAGCCACACCGTCAGCTACAGCAGTGCCGGCCACCCCCCGCCGGCCCTCCTGCGGCTGGACGGCACCGTCGACTTCCTCGACCAGGCCACCGATCCCCCGCTCGGCGCCCGCCCCGAACACGTCCCCAGGCCCCAGGCCATCGCCTCCTTCACCCCCGGCGACACCCTCGTCCTCTACACCGACGGTCTGATCGAACGCCGCCTGGAGGACATCGACGTCGGCCTGGCCCGGCTCGCCGCCTCCCTCGACCGACACCGGGGAGCCGAACCCGAACACATGGCCGACGCCGTCCTCGCCGAGTTGCTGCCGCCGGACAGCGCCACCGACGACACCGCGCTCGTCGTCGTCCGCCTCTGA
- a CDS encoding alkyl/aryl-sulfatase, whose translation MSQLPSFEDTTDFENADRGFMGALVPAVVRAADGRVVWDNDAYDYLKAECPDTVNPSLWRQAQLCAKQGLYEVTEGIYQVRGLDLSNMTLVEGDRGVIVIDPLISTECAAAALALYREHRGERPVTGLVYTHSHGDHFGGACGVLPEGTEQGVPVIAPAGFLEHAVSENVYAGNAMTRRAMFMYGDRLPKSPHGQVSAGLGMTTSTGTVSLIPPTVDVTRTGQEETVDGVRIVFQLTPGTEAPAEMNFSFPQRRALCLAENATHNMHNILTLRGAVVRDSRIWSRYLDEAVDFFGDSYDVAFASHHWPTWGRENVVEMLTQQRDLYAFMHDQTLRLLNSGLTGPELAEEMQLPPALEQAWHARGYYGSLSHNTKAIYQRYLGWFDGNPAHLWEHPPVELAKRYVDLAGGPEAAVAKARTYAADGDLRFAATLLNHVVFGAPQYQQAREELAGVYERLGHGCENGPWRNFYLMAAVELREGPGTIELDTSGGMAMALTVDMLLDSLAVRIDGPKAWDDSLTVDLDLTDEGDRHRLTLRNGALTHRVTSVEAPVDLTLTLTKPLLLGLLAGKGMDGIGHEGDPAVLRRLLSYITTADKSFAIVTP comes from the coding sequence ATGAGCCAGCTGCCCTCGTTCGAGGACACCACCGACTTCGAGAACGCGGATCGGGGGTTCATGGGGGCGCTGGTACCGGCGGTGGTCAGGGCCGCGGACGGGCGGGTGGTGTGGGACAACGACGCCTACGACTATCTGAAGGCCGAGTGCCCGGACACCGTGAACCCGAGCCTGTGGCGGCAGGCGCAGTTGTGCGCCAAGCAGGGGCTGTACGAGGTGACCGAGGGGATCTACCAGGTCCGGGGCCTCGACCTGTCCAACATGACGCTGGTGGAGGGCGATCGCGGGGTGATCGTCATCGACCCGCTGATCTCCACCGAGTGCGCGGCCGCCGCGCTGGCGCTCTACCGCGAGCACCGCGGCGAGCGGCCGGTCACCGGTCTGGTCTACACGCACTCGCACGGCGACCACTTCGGCGGCGCGTGCGGCGTACTGCCCGAGGGGACCGAGCAGGGGGTGCCGGTGATCGCGCCGGCCGGGTTCCTGGAGCACGCGGTCAGCGAGAACGTCTACGCCGGGAACGCGATGACCCGCCGGGCCATGTTCATGTACGGCGACCGGCTGCCCAAGTCGCCGCATGGCCAGGTCAGCGCCGGGCTGGGGATGACCACCTCCACCGGCACCGTCTCGCTGATCCCGCCGACCGTCGACGTCACCCGCACCGGCCAGGAGGAGACGGTGGACGGTGTGCGCATCGTCTTCCAACTCACCCCGGGCACGGAGGCCCCCGCGGAGATGAACTTCTCCTTCCCGCAGCGCCGCGCGCTGTGCCTGGCGGAGAACGCCACCCACAACATGCACAACATCCTGACCCTGCGCGGCGCGGTGGTGCGCGACTCCCGCATCTGGTCGCGCTACCTGGACGAGGCCGTCGACTTCTTCGGCGACTCCTACGACGTGGCCTTTGCCTCGCACCACTGGCCCACCTGGGGCCGCGAGAACGTGGTCGAGATGCTCACCCAGCAGCGCGACCTGTACGCCTTCATGCACGACCAGACGCTGCGACTGCTCAACTCCGGCCTCACCGGTCCCGAACTCGCCGAGGAGATGCAGCTGCCGCCCGCGCTGGAGCAGGCCTGGCACGCGCGTGGCTACTACGGCTCGCTCAGCCACAACACCAAGGCCATCTACCAGCGCTACCTCGGCTGGTTCGACGGCAACCCCGCCCATCTGTGGGAGCACCCCCCGGTGGAGCTGGCCAAGCGCTATGTCGACCTGGCCGGCGGCCCCGAGGCGGCCGTGGCCAAGGCCCGGACCTACGCCGCCGACGGCGACCTGCGGTTCGCGGCCACGCTGCTCAACCACGTGGTCTTCGGCGCCCCGCAGTACCAGCAGGCCCGCGAGGAGCTGGCCGGGGTCTACGAGCGGCTGGGCCACGGCTGCGAGAACGGCCCCTGGCGCAACTTCTACCTGATGGCAGCGGTGGAACTGCGCGAGGGGCCGGGCACCATCGAACTGGACACCAGCGGCGGCATGGCCATGGCCCTGACCGTCGACATGCTGCTGGACTCCCTCGCCGTGCGCATCGACGGCCCGAAGGCGTGGGACGACTCCCTGACCGTCGACCTCGACCTTACCGACGAGGGCGACCGCCACCGGCTGACCCTGCGCAACGGCGCACTGACCCACCGCGTCACCTCCGTCGAGGCGCCGGTGGACCTGACCCTGACGCTCACCAAGCCGCTGCTGCTCGGGCTGCTGGCCGGCAAGGGCATGGACGGCATCGGGCACGAGGGCGACCCGGCCGTCCTGCGCCGGTTGCTGTCCTACATCACCACGGCCGACAAGTCCTTCGCCATCGTCACCCCCTGA
- a CDS encoding transposase, whose protein sequence is MRGRLPRACEEGGAATGPSPVDRRKNGSKHHLICDGNGTPLKVVTTAGNVNDVTRTLTLVAAVPPVAGRVGHPRKP, encoded by the coding sequence GTGCGTGGACGGCTCCCACGTGCGTGCGAAGAAGGGGGCGCCGCGACGGGCCCGTCGCCGGTCGACCGCCGCAAGAACGGCAGCAAGCACCACCTGATCTGCGACGGCAACGGCACCCCGCTGAAGGTCGTCACCACCGCGGGCAACGTCAACGACGTCACCCGGACACTCACCCTGGTCGCCGCCGTCCCGCCGGTCGCCGGTCGGGTCGGCCACCCACGCAAGCCGTGA
- a CDS encoding transposase has product MLFGRNRYDDRVVRGGVSVKPWVVDDELWAMVEPVLPPWPERSPGPRPVPDRLCLQGVLFVLYSGITGQQLPWERGFAVRADLLAQAGAPAGRGRLRPAAPDTPVGAERGR; this is encoded by the coding sequence GTGCTGTTCGGCCGTAACCGGTACGACGATCGGGTCGTTCGTGGGGGTGTGAGTGTCAAGCCGTGGGTCGTGGACGACGAGCTGTGGGCGATGGTCGAGCCGGTGCTGCCGCCCTGGCCGGAGAGGTCGCCGGGTCCTCGGCCGGTGCCGGACCGGCTCTGTCTGCAGGGCGTGCTGTTCGTGCTCTACTCCGGGATCACCGGGCAGCAGCTGCCATGGGAACGGGGCTTCGCGGTCCGGGCAGACCTGCTGGCGCAGGCTGGGGCGCCGGCAGGACGCGGGCGTCTTCGACCGGCTGCACCGGATACTCCTGTCGGAGCTGAACGCGGCCGGTGA
- the pip gene encoding prolyl aminopeptidase, producing the protein MVDFYAPTSPYDDGFLDTGDGNRIYYEQLGNPEGKPALNVHGGPGSGAPQRPTRAWDPERYRVIRFDQRNCGRSTPHASDPAADMSLNTTQHLIDDMERLRVHLGVEKWLLNGGSWGATLVLAYAQQHPERVSEMVVPAVTTTRRAEIEWLYRGAGRFHPEAWDRFRDGVPEDERDGDLLAAYARLMENPDRAVREKAAADWLAWEDAVVSNEPNGVPGMYGDREVDAQIAFVRICAHFFSNGAWLEEDQLLRGAHRLAGIPGVLVHGRHDMGSPVGTAWEVAKAWPGSRLHIIEDSGHAGSEAMQEAVRGAIEEFKNR; encoded by the coding sequence ATGGTTGACTTCTATGCTCCGACAAGTCCCTACGACGATGGATTTCTCGACACCGGAGACGGCAACCGCATCTACTACGAGCAGCTCGGCAACCCCGAGGGCAAGCCGGCCCTGAACGTCCACGGCGGCCCGGGATCGGGCGCGCCGCAGCGGCCGACGAGGGCCTGGGATCCCGAGCGCTACCGGGTCATCCGCTTCGACCAGCGCAACTGCGGTCGCAGCACCCCGCACGCGAGCGATCCGGCGGCGGACATGAGCCTGAACACCACGCAGCACCTGATCGACGACATGGAACGGCTGCGCGTGCACCTCGGTGTCGAGAAGTGGCTGCTGAACGGCGGTTCCTGGGGCGCGACGCTCGTCCTGGCCTACGCCCAGCAGCATCCCGAGCGGGTCAGCGAGATGGTCGTCCCGGCCGTGACGACGACCCGCCGCGCCGAGATCGAGTGGCTCTACCGGGGCGCCGGTCGGTTCCACCCCGAGGCATGGGACCGGTTCCGCGACGGCGTCCCCGAGGACGAGCGGGACGGCGACCTGCTCGCGGCGTACGCGCGGCTGATGGAGAACCCCGACCGGGCCGTCCGCGAGAAGGCCGCCGCCGACTGGCTGGCCTGGGAGGACGCGGTCGTCTCGAACGAGCCCAACGGTGTGCCCGGCATGTACGGCGACCGCGAGGTCGACGCGCAGATCGCGTTCGTACGGATCTGCGCCCACTTCTTCAGCAACGGAGCCTGGCTGGAGGAGGACCAGCTGCTGCGCGGCGCCCACCGGCTGGCCGGGATCCCGGGGGTGCTGGTGCACGGCCGGCACGACATGGGCAGCCCGGTCGGGACGGCCTGGGAGGTGGCGAAGGCCTGGCCCGGTTCCCGGCTCCACATCATCGAGGACTCCGGGCACGCCGGGAGCGAGGCCATGCAGGAGGCGGTCCGGGGGGCCATCGAGGAGTTCAAGAACCGCTGA
- a CDS encoding D-2-hydroxyacid dehydrogenase family protein, producing the protein MTLRCAVLDDFQGAATAAADWSPVTDRVEVVSFTEHIGTEDELAAALAGFEIVVTLRERVAFPASLLARLPALKLLVASGMRNSVIDHAAARRHGVTVCGTASSSTPPVELTWALILGLARSLVPENTALRTGGPWQSTVGADLEGRRLGLLGLGRIGSRVARIGQAFGMEVTAWSQNLTPARAEAAGASLAASKEDLLRASDVVSVHLALGERTRGLLGAPELALLKPTTYLVNTSRSAIVDQDALLAALHRGALAGAGLDVFDIEPLPVGHPLRSAPRLLATPHLGYVTWDNYRTYYGEAVEDIRAFLAGAPVRVLG; encoded by the coding sequence ATGACGCTGCGCTGTGCGGTTCTTGACGACTTCCAGGGCGCGGCGACGGCCGCCGCCGACTGGTCACCCGTCACCGACCGGGTGGAGGTGGTCAGTTTCACCGAGCACATCGGCACCGAGGACGAACTCGCCGCCGCACTCGCCGGCTTCGAGATCGTCGTGACCCTGCGCGAGCGGGTCGCCTTCCCGGCCTCCCTGCTCGCCCGGCTGCCGGCCCTGAAGCTGCTGGTCGCCTCCGGGATGCGGAACTCGGTGATCGACCATGCGGCGGCACGGCGCCACGGCGTCACGGTCTGCGGTACCGCGAGCTCCTCCACCCCGCCGGTCGAACTGACCTGGGCCCTGATCCTCGGGCTGGCCCGCTCCCTGGTGCCCGAGAACACCGCGCTGCGTACCGGCGGCCCCTGGCAGAGCACCGTCGGCGCCGACCTGGAGGGCCGCCGCCTCGGGTTGCTGGGGCTCGGCCGGATCGGGAGTCGGGTCGCCCGGATCGGACAGGCCTTCGGCATGGAGGTGACGGCCTGGAGCCAGAACCTCACACCGGCGCGGGCCGAGGCGGCGGGCGCGAGCCTCGCCGCGTCCAAGGAGGACCTGCTGCGCGCGAGCGATGTGGTCTCCGTCCATCTAGCGCTGGGCGAACGGACCCGGGGCCTGCTCGGCGCCCCCGAACTGGCGCTGCTCAAGCCGACCACCTACCTGGTGAACACCTCGCGCTCCGCCATCGTGGACCAGGACGCCCTGCTGGCGGCTCTGCACCGCGGCGCCCTCGCCGGCGCCGGCCTGGACGTGTTCGACATCGAGCCGCTCCCGGTCGGCCACCCGCTGCGCTCCGCGCCCCGGCTGCTGGCGACGCCGCACCTCGGCTACGTCACGTGGGACAACTACCGGACGTACTACGGCGAGGCGGTCGAGGACATCCGGGCCTTCCTCGCCGGAGCACCCGTGCGGGTGCTGGGCTGA
- a CDS encoding aldo/keto reductase family protein, producing MEFRHLGRSGLIISEIAYGNWLTHGSQVEEDAAAACIRAALDAGITTFDTADVYAETRAEAVLGRALKGERREGLEILTKVYWPTGPGRNDRGLGRKHIMESIEGSLRRLQTDYVDVYQAHRYDTSTPLEETMEAFADVVHSGKALYIGVSEWTADQIRAGHALARELRVPFVSSQPQYSALWRVIEAEVVPTCEELGIGQIVWSPIAQGVLTGKYLPGAEPPAGSRATDTKGGANFVARWMQTEVLERVQLLRPIAEQAGLSLAQLAVAWVLQNSNVSAAIIGASRPEQVTENVKAAGVTLDAGLLKAMEEILTPVAETDPGRTAENAPKSRP from the coding sequence ATGGAGTTCCGCCACCTCGGCCGCAGTGGCCTGATCATCAGTGAGATCGCCTACGGCAACTGGCTCACCCACGGCTCCCAGGTAGAGGAGGACGCGGCCGCCGCCTGCATCCGCGCCGCCCTCGACGCGGGAATCACCACCTTCGACACCGCCGACGTCTACGCCGAGACCCGGGCCGAGGCGGTCCTCGGCCGGGCGCTGAAGGGCGAGCGTCGCGAGGGCCTGGAGATCCTCACCAAGGTCTACTGGCCGACCGGGCCGGGCCGCAACGACCGGGGCCTGGGCCGCAAGCACATCATGGAGTCCATCGAGGGCTCGCTGCGCCGCCTGCAGACCGACTACGTCGACGTCTACCAGGCCCACCGCTACGACACCAGCACTCCGCTGGAGGAGACCATGGAGGCGTTCGCCGACGTGGTCCACTCCGGGAAGGCCCTCTACATCGGCGTCTCCGAGTGGACGGCGGACCAGATCCGGGCCGGCCACGCGCTGGCCCGCGAACTGCGGGTGCCGTTCGTCTCCAGCCAGCCGCAGTACAGCGCGCTCTGGCGGGTCATCGAGGCCGAGGTGGTGCCGACCTGCGAGGAGCTCGGGATCGGGCAGATCGTCTGGTCGCCGATCGCTCAGGGTGTGCTGACGGGCAAGTACCTGCCCGGCGCCGAGCCCCCGGCCGGTTCGCGGGCCACCGACACCAAGGGCGGCGCGAACTTCGTCGCCCGCTGGATGCAGACCGAGGTGCTGGAGCGTGTCCAGCTGCTGCGGCCGATCGCCGAGCAGGCCGGGCTGAGCCTGGCCCAGCTGGCGGTCGCATGGGTGCTGCAGAACTCGAACGTCTCCGCGGCGATCATCGGAGCCTCCCGCCCCGAGCAGGTCACCGAGAACGTCAAGGCGGCCGGAGTGACCCTCGACGCCGGCCTGCTGAAGGCGATGGAGGAGATCCTCACCCCCGTCGCCGAGACCGACCCGGGCCGGACGGCCGAGAACGCCCCGAAGAGCCGCCCCTGA
- a CDS encoding PKD domain-containing protein → MRFNRLAGLTGATVLALGLGLPIPAATAATADVSTLFVDNSIPSRCSDSGSGTQAAPFCSISAAAAAAQPGQTVEVAYGWGGDYGPAQITRSGEPGRPITFTTGPAYPHTAEVASHPNAPAFTFSGVHDIVVQNFDVFADGQAFLVKDSSRVRIEHTALVQTITPSSLVQLTGATQDVTLTRNDLATSGTGGIRIGAGVRGTTLTRNQIGGTDPQQFLATDAPGTVVTGNTIVQQCGTPVRLTGASSGSAVHNNIVVNNDRTPTCAAGAPLVSVSAASAPGTTLDHNLLGPVDASAPYDWAGTAYPTPGALGSATGQGSHDLVGDPKFGSDGSSAQYSLGAASPALDSADPTAPGAADTDADGNRAADDPQTPNTGPGGTFLDRGAVERQGVILRNLGLVGGPAPYPVKATATTRIVTNWPLAVSYSTDFGDGSAPVVSAGTVAEHTYTKAGRFTVTTTATGPDGYRAAVSNDNPVVVNEPGPPVPVFTVKPCAGNAPGCGAPLSYVVDTTGTSSPWPITGYTVDYGDGSPVGTDPASPHVYPTPGDYSVTVTVTDQGGQRASLTRPVKVGYLPSRYEDWTQTRILDTRSGSSPVKLLPGGQLSVDLQLGDGLTAVVLNVTAVNPGGAGHLSVGPSGSARPSSSNVNYLAGRAIPNLVTVPVGPDGKVTVWNSPGGAALDVVVDRLGAYFTGFGNLYNPVSPTRILDTRTGVGRPAGRVHSTCVYNWNPPPVTLKVRGANGVPANATSVVLNVTVTDPDQDGNLSVGGNGSNLNFLKGETVSNQVIAPVAADGTVTLCNNAGTLHMIADLSGYYAPDSGSAFTPVLPSRALDTRLTTAGPLGADATLAVPSGAPAGATAAVLNVTSTDSDQDSFLTVWADGAARPGTSSVNFTRGRTVPNHVVTPLGTDGRFDVYNHVGSTQVIADVFGYFSKP, encoded by the coding sequence GTGCGGTTCAACAGACTTGCCGGCCTGACCGGCGCCACCGTGCTCGCGCTGGGCCTCGGCCTGCCGATACCCGCGGCCACGGCCGCCACGGCCGACGTGTCCACCCTCTTCGTCGACAACTCGATCCCCTCGCGCTGCTCCGACAGCGGGAGCGGCACGCAGGCGGCGCCGTTCTGCTCGATCTCCGCCGCGGCGGCGGCCGCCCAGCCCGGTCAGACCGTCGAGGTGGCGTACGGCTGGGGAGGTGACTACGGGCCGGCGCAGATCACCCGCTCCGGCGAGCCCGGACGGCCGATCACCTTCACCACCGGCCCTGCCTACCCGCACACCGCCGAGGTGGCGAGCCACCCGAACGCGCCCGCCTTCACCTTCAGCGGGGTCCACGACATCGTCGTGCAGAACTTCGACGTCTTCGCCGACGGGCAGGCGTTCCTGGTGAAGGACTCCTCCCGGGTCCGGATCGAGCACACCGCGCTCGTCCAGACCATCACGCCGTCCTCCCTCGTGCAGCTGACCGGCGCCACCCAGGACGTCACGCTGACCCGCAACGACCTCGCCACCTCGGGGACGGGCGGCATCCGGATCGGCGCCGGCGTCCGCGGCACCACGCTGACGCGGAACCAGATCGGTGGTACCGACCCGCAGCAGTTCCTCGCGACCGACGCGCCCGGCACCGTCGTCACCGGCAACACGATCGTCCAGCAGTGCGGCACGCCCGTCCGGCTGACCGGCGCGTCCTCCGGCTCCGCCGTGCACAACAACATCGTGGTGAACAACGACCGGACCCCGACCTGTGCGGCGGGGGCGCCGCTGGTCTCGGTGTCGGCGGCCTCGGCCCCGGGCACCACCCTCGACCACAACCTGCTCGGCCCGGTGGACGCCAGCGCTCCGTACGACTGGGCGGGCACCGCGTACCCGACGCCGGGCGCGCTCGGCTCGGCGACCGGGCAGGGATCCCACGACCTCGTCGGCGACCCGAAGTTCGGCAGTGACGGGAGCAGTGCGCAGTACAGCCTCGGCGCCGCCTCCCCGGCCCTCGACTCCGCCGATCCGACCGCCCCCGGCGCCGCCGACACCGACGCCGACGGCAACCGCGCGGCCGACGATCCGCAGACGCCGAACACCGGCCCGGGCGGCACCTTCCTGGACCGCGGCGCGGTCGAGCGCCAGGGCGTGATCCTGCGCAACCTCGGGCTGGTCGGCGGCCCCGCACCGTACCCGGTGAAGGCCACGGCGACCACCCGCATCGTGACGAACTGGCCGCTCGCCGTCAGCTACTCCACCGACTTCGGCGACGGTTCGGCCCCGGTGGTCTCCGCCGGGACCGTCGCCGAGCACACCTACACCAAGGCCGGCCGGTTCACCGTGACCACCACCGCGACCGGCCCGGACGGCTATCGCGCCGCGGTGTCGAACGACAACCCGGTCGTGGTCAACGAGCCCGGCCCGCCGGTGCCGGTGTTCACCGTCAAGCCGTGCGCCGGCAACGCCCCCGGTTGCGGCGCCCCGCTCTCGTACGTCGTGGACACCACCGGCACCAGCAGCCCCTGGCCGATCACCGGTTACACGGTCGACTACGGCGACGGTTCGCCGGTGGGGACCGATCCGGCCTCCCCGCACGTGTACCCGACGCCGGGCGACTACAGCGTGACCGTCACGGTCACGGACCAGGGCGGCCAGCGCGCCTCGCTCACCCGGCCGGTCAAGGTCGGCTACCTGCCGAGCCGGTACGAGGACTGGACCCAGACCCGCATCCTGGACACCCGCTCGGGCAGCAGCCCGGTGAAGCTGCTCCCGGGCGGGCAGCTCAGCGTCGACCTGCAACTCGGTGACGGCCTCACGGCCGTGGTCCTGAACGTCACCGCGGTCAACCCCGGCGGCGCGGGCCATCTCTCGGTCGGGCCCAGCGGCTCGGCGCGACCGAGCAGCTCGAACGTCAACTACCTGGCAGGCAGGGCGATCCCCAACCTGGTGACGGTGCCCGTCGGCCCGGACGGCAAGGTGACCGTCTGGAACTCGCCGGGCGGAGCGGCCCTCGACGTCGTCGTCGACCGTCTCGGGGCGTACTTCACCGGTTTCGGCAACCTCTACAACCCGGTCTCCCCGACCCGGATCCTGGACACCCGCACCGGCGTCGGCCGACCTGCCGGGAGGGTCCACTCCACCTGCGTCTACAACTGGAACCCGCCGCCGGTGACGCTGAAGGTCCGCGGCGCCAACGGTGTACCGGCCAACGCGACCTCGGTCGTCCTCAACGTCACCGTCACCGATCCCGACCAGGACGGCAACCTCTCGGTCGGCGGGAACGGCTCGAACCTCAACTTCCTCAAGGGCGAGACGGTCTCCAACCAGGTGATCGCTCCGGTGGCCGCCGACGGCACGGTCACCCTCTGCAACAACGCCGGCACGTTGCACATGATCGCCGACCTTTCCGGCTACTACGCGCCCGACAGCGGCAGCGCCTTCACCCCGGTGCTCCCGTCCCGGGCACTGGACACCCGGCTGACGACGGCCGGCCCGCTGGGGGCCGACGCCACCCTGGCCGTCCCCTCCGGCGCTCCGGCCGGCGCCACCGCCGCCGTACTGAACGTCACCAGCACCGACTCCGACCAGGACAGTTTCCTGACCGTCTGGGCGGACGGCGCCGCACGGCCCGGCACCAGCAGCGTCAACTTCACCCGGGGCCGCACCGTCCCGAACCATGTCGTCACCCCGCTCGGGACCGACGGCAGGTTCGACGTCTACAACCACGTCGGCAGCACCCAGGTGATCGCCGACGTGTTCGGCTACTTCAGCAAGCCGTAG
- a CDS encoding YciI family protein translates to MPRFLSMIRIDEQNAPAGEPGPEFEARMGALFEEITKAGVMLETAGLTPTAQGTRITWSDGKLSYTDGPFTEAKEVVGGYAIIQTEDKAEALEWTKRFLEIHPDNWTVTAELREIASA, encoded by the coding sequence ATGCCGCGCTTTCTTTCGATGATCCGTATCGACGAGCAGAACGCCCCCGCCGGAGAGCCCGGCCCCGAGTTCGAGGCGCGGATGGGCGCACTCTTCGAGGAGATCACCAAGGCCGGGGTCATGCTGGAGACGGCGGGACTCACCCCGACCGCCCAGGGCACCCGGATCACCTGGTCCGACGGGAAGCTCAGCTACACCGACGGGCCCTTCACCGAGGCCAAGGAGGTCGTCGGCGGCTACGCGATCATCCAGACCGAGGACAAGGCCGAGGCCCTGGAGTGGACCAAGCGCTTCCTGGAGATCCACCCGGACAACTGGACCGTCACCGCCGAGCTCCGCGAGATCGCCTCGGCCTGA